ttacctTCTAAAACAATGTTACATTAGACTTTATATTATGTGGACATAACCACTTTTGATTAATGCAGTTAGTTTGTCCATGGCTGCTTATAGGACAAGGCGActtttgaaacagtttttataTATATGGACAAGGAGAGTTTTGTAACACAAAACCTTGTGGACAAGAAGAGTTTTGGAACAGTACCTGGTTTTCAAATTGTGTCTGTTATTAGACATGGGAAGTTGGGGAACGTGTTATAATGCTATCTATTGCGCACTTATAAAAGctgcacaaaacaataaataactcaattttcCTTGGTGATGGACAAGGCGAGTTTTGGAACTGGACTACTCAattgataaattaaattataaataagggagtaaacaatgaaataaatattaataaacataaataaaaaataagatggTGTATTTCGTTAACTTGTAACTAAAAGTGTATGTTTTTTTACGTAAATGCTGCTAattaaaatgaatgaaaaaaatgatatataaaaaagtgtcaaaaatagtttttacacTTGTAACTACTAGTGTTTGTTTGTCATTAAATGTTTTCTACATTTCATTACACTTTCGCAGTGGGTGGTGCAGGCCTGAAGCTCCAGGCACAACCTGTACAGACAGGAATGTACTTATCTGTCCTCATCAGTCAGTGCTGGAAGCTAAACCGGTTTAAACTTGTTATATCTGGACTTTGGAGCCCATGTGGCTGCTCATTCTCACAGTCAGCCAGTCGAGTTGTGTTAGTGAAGTGAATACACGTAGTTGCGTGCAAATGGTTACAAAAGTTTGTGCGTTTCAAACTGTAATTGTCGCAGATGTCTCATCGTCGTTGTGTTACCAGTCCAGACTACTTCTGTTTTATCTGTGGTGAGTACACAATCAAGAAATACCAACGAAATATAAACTATTTCGTCAATAAGGTATATTATGCATATTTCGGGTTGAGAATAGGTGATCAAGATAAAGTGTGGGCTCCTCACAAAGTATGCCATAGCTGCATAGAAAAACTTCGCTTGTGGTACAAACAATTCGCTAAGTCTCTCAATCAAGCAGGTGCATGTTTCAAGTACTTATGCTCCGTGTTTCCTGGTTTAAGTGACGCCAAACTGAAAGAAGGGATCTTTGTAGGTCCAGACATCAGAAAACCTTTCGCAGATGCCCAATTTGTTCTGACCATGGATGAGATGGAGAAGGAAGCCTGGAATTGTTTCAAGGAGGTTGTAGAGAAGTTCCTCGGTAACGTGAAGGATCCGAACTACAGAAGTATCGTGGAATTCATGTTGCATGCGTTTTAACAACAAGGTTGCAGAATGAGTCTAAAGATTCACTTCTTACACTCGCATGTGAACTATTTTCCGCAAAACTCCTGCGCGATCTGCATAACATGTTTCACTGCCCAGGAGTCGATAAAGCCATATAAGACACATATATCTGTCGCCAATATTAGTAGAGCAACTAATGGTGTTAAGCAGCTTCGTCTGCAAAAACTGCTAGATTTACTCTTCACAATTTCTACCTATTGATATTATTGGCCATTAACACTGCACAACATAGGGCAAGGGCTTCCTCCCAGTGGTGACCCGCTGATGAACTTGTTCACTAGATTGTATTTTCTGTTTGATATGGGACAATTTCTAATATGCTGGACATAGAGATGTTTCTCcaataatgataataatttttgaattatatCCACATATGTATCACACCCCTCCACCCAATTCTCTGGTGAGTTTTGGACACTGACTGTGACGACTGGAGATTCGACCATCTCCCTTTTCCTTATTGAAAGCCACAGGCCAAACCTAAAGATTGAGACAACAATGTAATTAATGCTAAAGTTACTTGATTGAAGTCCATTCCGATTAAAACACAGACTTTTCAAATTATGTATATTGCCTGCAGTAACATACTAACACTGTCATTCTTCCGCAGATCTGCTGCAAGTCGACCACCCAGCCTTACCAAGCTACCACTGTGTAGCTGCAATAAATGCCAAAGAGACTGAACCAGTCCCACTACAACTATACCTCACCCCTAAGACGACACAAACCAACCAGTCACCTCCCATTTTTGAGCCATAAAATATGTGTGAATGAATTAACCCTCTCAACTGGAAAACTATACAGGTGTGTAGGCTTAACTCGAGAGCTTATAATTCCACATGGACTCTCCACCTTCATTATTTGAGTGCGATTTGTGTGGATGGCTAATATCAACCATGGCAATTTATGGCTTAACAGGGGATCTCCATAAACCTATATGTTGGCAAATCTAACTCCACACCAGTGGGGGCAGATTGTGAAGAGGTACCCAAGTACAGCAACAATGTATCCAGGCAAGTGCCTGGTATCATTTTTGCTACATCGTCACTACATCTTTGGTATCATCGTTACTACCACATACATAGTTCGCTAGTGGAATACTTCCTGTTTCACCCAAGGTTTAACTAACTGAATGACAGATGTGGATCTCAAAGCACCTATCAAGAGTATGGGTATGCACAAGAATTCTTATGGTGCTGAATGGCCTGACTGTCCCTCAACTTCCTACTCTGGCATCACTTGCTAGGATGGAGGATCAGGGAAACAATGTAGATGCAATGCCAGTGGTGTGGCAGCCAAACGATGGGTGCGACCATGCTGGCCCATTGACTTTTGTTTGGGATGGCCTACTGACCTGAATCCGACAGTATCACAGTCACAGAACAAGTAGACCCAGAAGACACATTTGAAAATTACCAACTACGATACATCCACAAACACagctctggaaaaaaaaaacattggcatACTGCCACCATAACCTTGTTTGATGTCCTGACACTTCCTGACAAAGACAATAAATTCGTCAATTATTGATTTTAACAAGTTACAACCTAATACACCAGTTATCCCagaatttttatttcagtatCTAATAAGTTAAAAGGGATGCCAGTGGTATGGAAACTTAAGCTGACACCCTCACAGTGAAAGATATTTTTGAACCCACATTTCCCCCCATAATCACTGAAACTTGCAATATAAGAGATAACCAAACCAGATCCACTCACCTGAAAGTAACATTGTGCAAGGACAAGACCCCTATGCCATACACTCATCATGGCTGACACCAGCAACCCACTCGAATAATCAAAATGACACACTTTCCCCATTTATTTAAGGTATAttttcaaatgctccaaaattAAAGATTAAAATTGCTATTTTAGATGCatattaatgattatttttactttaaaaatgtaatatctGTTTATTAAGTATTTGGTTTCAAATTATGTGCAATTTATTTTGAGTTGGAtggaaatatatttacaaaagttATGGAATTTGTGGGATATAAATTTAAATGGTGGTCAAAAATGCaaaacaagaaaatttttaaagaaatatgtaACCAGAAATGCAACATCACAGATTTAAATTTGCTGGCACTAGTGAATACTGTGCAGATATAACATACACACACTAATAATAATATGACGACAGACAACTGTTATGCGGGATTGGAGTGACCCAACAAACACctagtttgtttacaaacacaggaCTGACTAAATGGTAgatgatatttgtcaatacaCGAGTGCCTAACATTACTTATCCCTGTTtgccataactttaaaatattatcaaggaGACTAACCTGtaatacaaataaacaatatatgattttcaaagaaattttaataacattgatGAATTTGAGGCAAaacaataacataacattgaACTTATACTTGACAATGGCTAAAGTTCTCTGAGGCACAATGTGACtagcaaaaataataatgttattgaaactgcaggACGTTACGAAGGGCACCCGGCTCGACAAAAGTCCAATTCACGTTCAGTCTCTATTGTTGGTATCCTACACAACACGTAGATGCCGTCTATACATTAAATAAGGGTGGGGTTTGCTCCGGGCTAAAACTCTGTCGGTAGGCTATTCCTACCCCCAGGACCTCTGGGGGGACCGCGGACAGTTACTATTAGGAGGCACAGTCTCTGCGATAACGTCTCGTAGCAGGAATCACCGTGTAAGATGAGGGGAGTTTGCAGTCCAACAATGCGCTGGCGCCGACCCAAGGCGACCGCGCCTTACCTTGCGAATGCTGCGCTGGCTCCACAGTCTCCAGACTGCGTGAAGGCTGTCCCAGAAAGTGCGTTGAGATGCACCAGTAGGAACCACACACTTTTAGTCACCAGAGCACTCACACAGGCGAAGTTCCGGCGCGCGCGAAGTCGTTTCCCGGACCGCGGACGCGTTGATGAATTCGATAATTACCGTCCCAAATGTTGATAATACCGAAAGTTCTACTTCAAGTCGCGATTTCGCAGCCCGGAATCGCGGATGGCGAAAACTCTTAAGCGAAGCGATACGTGCTCCGACTCAGTGCAGCGGACCGACTCCCCGAGAAATCGCCAGGAGGCTCTTTTATACCTCCGCCGAGCGTCCCCAGCGGCCTCTCCTATTGGCTCGTTTTTAAGTTCAGTCGGTTGCCGATTGCCGCTAATTCTCCTGGCGCTGGCGCGCATGCGCCGTCACAATAGCACTTCAAGAGTCAAATATTTACCATTGCCGCGGACCATTGTTGACTATATCCCTTCAAACacagtttatatttaattaaataagccatattgacaatatatatttatatgtgggccgtgtatcggtacaatacatttaaaattagATTGTAAAAGGCATAAATTTAATGTGTGAGAAGATGCACCATCACTGCGCCATGCTGTTCAAAAGATTTTCGGGAAGCAACGATAAGCCAGGCGAAGACATTTAAAGTTAGTGAAATGCAATATCAAACAGAATTATAGTGTACAACACAATGGGTGGTTGGTTATGGTATTTTAGTCATTTGGATTTGTGCGATTAGCACAGTGTTGATGGTTCAGTAAGTATGGCGCTGCGAGAACAGATCTGATATAACATAATGTAAACAGACAAATATTTGCAGAGATAGCTGAAATTAATAAAGGTGGCATGGTGGTGTGATAAATAGCAGCAGAAGCAGTGGTAATGTATTTGtggatgtatttgtgttagtcAAGCGTACTGATTAGAGCGACTCGTGCTGTTCCATTTAGCTTAGTAGAGCCCCTAAGAGCTTATCAGGTAAAGGACAAATACATGATTTCTGTTGTAATCATTCAAAAAATATGATTATACAAATATATATgatgaaaaaagttttattataagTGTCTTGACTGATTCTTTATATCTTCAGTGGGacttatatacttaaatattattatgaaaactAGACTTATTCCACATTTCTCTCTCCAAAAATACTGTTCGGAAACGAAATTCTGAAATAAATGTCCTTATTttgacatcaaggtattattatatattttacgtAAACAGATTTCTCTAGAATATCTTGAGCAGATTTGAATAATGTAGTTTATTTCGAAGCTTTGCACTTAGTAAGTGTAACCAGGTAACCCTTAACAAGAATGCTTTGCCAACAAATATGAACCGAATAGTAAGACTTTCACATGTTTTAACCAGCAACTGCCGGAAACTGGAAGTTCTTTTTTTATCCGCGAAGGATGATGTCCACTAGAATGCTTGTTACTATTATCTTAGGTCAACTCTAAATGTCTGCATCCCACTTATCGCCTACTTAGTGTGGAGCCGTTGAACGTCATTATATTGCAATCATGCATCCTCTCAGTTGCTACACTGGAATGCAAATATTAGTGTCACTGCTCGAAACCTGTAACATTGCAAGATTTTGTTTCCGTACATATGTTCATTAAGAAAAATTGATAGTTTTGTAATTCCTTACCAACTAATAAGTGCATGCCTCGCAAATTACAAATACTATGTCTAtatcaagatttttttaaaaaaacataaaagatTAATGTCTCACAGGCAGAAGAACAGAATCTGGTTATGTAGTCACTATCTTTGTACCTTGGGTGGTGGCTAGCAGCCGACTTCAGGATGAGCTCCCGGTATTGGTCCCTCTGCAACCAGAGGTGCTTCAGCAGCTGCGAGCGGAGTATGATGGCGTCCGCCTTATGGAAACCAGACCCTGCGCGCGCACCTGTAAGCTGGTGCGCTAGCGCGAGGTACATGGACTCCCCGACCTGTGGCATGGGCACCGTCCTCAGCAGCGCTGTCTTCGGGTCCACGACCTCCTCTCGAGGACTATGCCACGCCTCGCAGGTGTCTCTGGCAAGCCGCTGGTCACCAGCAGTTCCCATATCCCTTGTCCTATCGGGGGATTCTTGACACCTCTCAGGGGATTGTTTACACTGTTCTGATGGGTGACACTGGTCTAAGGATTGTTTATACAATTTCAACTTTGGACCTTGCTCAGCATATTGTTGGTCCTGCTTTGGTGAGGGACTTCGCTCGGAGAATCCCTCGCATTGCTTCCATGAAGGACATGTTTTCAATGAACGACCCCGCTCTGGGGAATGTTTACATTGCTTTGGAGAGGGACTTAGCTCGGAGAGTTGATGACACTGCTCCGAAAAGAGACATTGCTTCGGCGAGGGACACTGCTTCGGTGAGGAATGCTGCTCAGGGGATCGTTTACACTGCTCTGATTGGTGACACTGGTCTAGGGATTGTTTATACAATTTCCACTTGGGACCCTGCTCAGCATATTGTTGGTCATGCTTTGGTGAGGGCCTAGGCTCAGAGAATCGCTCGCATTGCTTCCATGAAGGACACAGGTTCAATGAACGACCCCGCTCTGGGGAATGTTTACATTCCTTTGGAGAGGGACTTAGCTCGGAGAGTTGATGACACTGCTCCGAAAAGAGACATTGCTTCGGCGAGGGACACTGCTTCGGTGAGGGACGCTGCTCAGGGGATCGTTTACACTGCTCTGATGGGTGACACTGGTCTAGGGATTGTTTATACAATTTCCACTTGGGACCCTGCTCAGCATATTGTTGGTCCTGCTTTGGTGAGGGTCTATGCTCGGAGAATCGCTCGCATTGCTTCCAAGAAGGACATGGTTTCAATAAATGACCCCGCTCTGGGGAATATTTATATTCCTTTGGTGAGGGACATCGCTCGGAGAATTGATGACACTGCTCCGAAGATGAACTTTGCTTCGGCGGGGGACACTGCTTTGGTGAGGGACGCCGCTCTGGGAATTTTTGAGGCCGTTTTAATGGGCGACACCACTTGTGGGCGGTTTCGAGGACGGTGTTCTTGTCGGGAGTATTAGACGAAGTTAAAACTTTTCTCGCATCCATCACAGCAGACCTTGTATACTGAGCTTTCATAGGTGCACATTGCTTGGCTGCGGTTGCTAGTCTAGGCAGTGGTCTCTTTAACTCCAAAGGATTTCTGCAGGTGATGGGTAGTCGCTTTTTCCTGCAATAAggagaaaatttggatttaaaaaaagtcAAGCTATTTGTTTGAATATCCAATAGTTAGAAATATCCACAATTCCAGATGTATGCAAGGAAAGGGAGGATGACAACTGAAGTGGCTAGTCATAAACATAGCTGAAGCAAATGTTTAAGACAGCTATTTCAGGAAcctaatgttatattttatgcaAAGTCAGACAATCAGATATTACATAAACAGGTAATAATAATTTAGCatgaaaatactttaaatatttgaatCACCCAATTTCagtaaaagttagtaaaaattcattatttgCAAATAATATCCACAAAATTGGGATTATGGTCTTTAAATCAATTGTTATATACTAAGTTTGTTGTCACGTTCTGACAGTTCAGGTTATCTTTACAATTCAGGTAGTTTTGTAAATGACTCTTTATAAAACAGAAAACTAATCTAGGACTTAAAGAGAGTTTAATGATTGTTTATATTTCCCTACAAAGCTtagaaatgtttttaataattataaatactaaGCGAATATCTAATTatggtttcaattaaatataaaatgcaaatgtTTTAAGTAATTTCTGAAAATGTTGCGCTCTTtgggtgtatctggcaacagagtaggctgaaacaaggacagtgctactGCTAATAtcagatatcgtgcattggaaatGACCATTAAAATCCACGCTGCAATCTGAAAACGAGACGCGCTATACAGTTGTACTACTATCCAGATGGCAGGTCCAACCTTCCTCTAGCATAGAGTAACCAATCTACACTCAGTATTTATTTGATTTTCGTACTCTCCCAGATTTCGCATTGGAATTTGAATTCATGTAGTTAAAAGAAGAATGTTAAGACCACTTTTGAAGAAATATGTAAACGTACATGTTTGTGTGTGAATTAGGTAAcgcaaagaaaatttaataacataccacagtatattattaaaatttacgtttctatcaactgatttttttttctttcattggtcaatatttctgaaaaaacCTTTGCATTATTTCTtttgctaaaaattaaaatatgtaattgtgTTTGGGATCTTATTCATAAATTTATCATTTAGCCATATTATTTCCTATGATAAGTAAAATTCATGTCCTAATCACACATTGAGAGCTTCAACCAGGGTACCGGTATGTTCGGCCAGGATCCTCCTACACCTCCGAACCCAGAGACACACTCCCACCGCGATGAAGGCAACCACGAAGGTCGCCAGCAAGCCGGACATCAGGATCAGTCTGTCCGACACCTGCAGGCAGAAAAGGTCACCTCGTGAGCACGTCATACCTCGCAGGGAGGGCAACGCATTAATAGTTTGAGCATAACATGTACACGTGTGtcatcaaataattttatttggtcAGAATTCATGCCAGCCATTTCGAAAAAAAAGCTGTAGCTGACGTGATCAAATATCTCCTAATCATCCAACTGGTATTTGACTCTCAAACAATTGCAGCCAGTGCATATTTTAGTGGAgcgcaaaattattatttttttctacactACAATTGCAGATATATACTTTCCTTACCTAGATTCGAGTTTAATATTATACTTTATGTTATtgcataaaattataatttttttgtaaattatggaACGCATTCGCTTGATTGTTATTAACTACTGTTAATAAatacactttttttcttttaatattgagATTTACAGTTTTTGATGCGACATATTTGTTTAGTCACTTAAAAAATCACATCACTAAGCTCTACATTAAAATtcacataatttattatagaaTAGAAACAAATACACACCCTTTAAGTGTTTACTAAAGTATTTTCCTAACAAAGGTAAAAATAGTTATTTGTTAATGAAAATTTTGATTGTGATGAGTGAAGAATATATCTTGGATGCTGGTTAATGTAGCATAACTGTACTAGGAGAATTATTTAACAAGTTACCTTGAAGTCAAAGACATAAAATACTTTTCCTAAATTCACgttctcaaaatattttaattcattagcAACAAAGTCAATTATATAGAATGAAATTTCTTTAAAACCTTATTGCTCTAATTTGCCCATTGCCAATCATTGTGGCTACAATAAAGAAAACTTCACGTCAAAATATTCACGTGATCAAGAAAGATATGTTTCATAAAGGTGGGTTAAAAAACATAgagatatttgtttattttagtgTATGACGTTTATTGCTAGCTAACTGCCAGTTTGAAGCCCGAATTGTAGCGGTCACATAAGGACCGATGCCACGTGCCAGTCATTTGGAGACTTCGAATTCGGGAACTATATGGTGCGGTTTTTCTTTCGATTTTCTCCATTTTCCTTCCCTCAATTCTTTTCCTTCTGATCACGAAGGCTTGCATCTTCCCTCTAAGCCTGTGGCGTTTCTGGACATACGAGGTTCGTGTGCAAGACTGACCCATTAGGTGCAGTGTGAAAGCCTTTCCTCTCCATAATTGTCGCTATGTTGAGTTATTGCGATTGGTTTTCATTGCCAACAAAGTAATCTTGATGGCAACGATGTTTTGAATGTTACCGGCAGAATAGCGAATCATCTATGGTAGCC
This genomic stretch from Bacillus rossius redtenbacheri isolate Brsri chromosome 16, Brsri_v3, whole genome shotgun sequence harbors:
- the LOC134540001 gene encoding serine/arginine repetitive matrix protein 1-like isoform X2, giving the protein MFGLQRWSLRRGQGKASARTRDPCFFAELGGSAAQDLCRQPKVSDRLILMSGLLATFVVAFIAVGVCLWVRRCRRILAEHTGTLVEALNVKKRLPITCRNPLELKRPLPRLATAAKQCAPMKAQYTRSAVMDARKVLTSSNTPDKNTVLETAHKWCRPLKRPQKFPERRPSPKQCPPPKQSSSSEQCHQFSERCPSPKEYKYSPERGHLLKPCPSWKQCERFSEHRPSPKQDQQYAEQGPKWKLYKQSLDQCHPSEQCKRSPEQRPSPKQCPSPKQCLFSEQCHQLSELSPSPKECKHSPERGRSLNLCPSWKQCERFSEPRPSPKHDQQYAEQGPKWKLYKQSLDQCHQSEQCKRSPEQHSSPKQCPSPKQCLFSEQCHQLSELSPSPKQCKHSPERGRSLKTCPSWKQCEGFSERSPSPKQDQQYAEQGPKLKLYKQSLDQCHPSEQCKQSPERCQESPDRTRDMGTAGDQRLARDTCEAWHSPREEVVDPKTALLRTVPMPQVGESMYLALAHQLTGARAGSGFHKADAIILRSQLLKHLWLQRDQYRELILKSAASHHPRYSGLASQQAKLERYLNDLRSLQFPPGDEVLQAAADSQGVDVLVLAHQGSASHGRVGRALRFASRCGDAGRAVVVRRRLLEGHALRASRYHYDSVEAPCVAPG
- the LOC134540001 gene encoding spermatogenesis-associated protein 31H1-like isoform X1 — encoded protein: MKAQYTRSAVMDARKVLTSSNTPDKNTVLETAHKWCRPLKRPQKFPERRPSPKQCPPPKQSSSSEQCHQFSERCPSPKEYKYSPERGHLLKPCPSWKQCERFSEHRPSPKQDQQYAEQGPKWKLYKQSLDQCHPSEQCKRSPEQRPSPKQCPSPKQCLFSEQCHQLSELSPSPKECKHSPERGRSLNLCPSWKQCERFSEPRPSPKHDQQYAEQGPKWKLYKQSLDQCHQSEQCKRSPEQHSSPKQCPSPKQCLFSEQCHQLSELSPSPKQCKHSPERGRSLKTCPSWKQCEGFSERSPSPKQDQQYAEQGPKLKLYKQSLDQCHPSEQCKQSPERCQESPDRTRDMGTAGDQRLARDTCEAWHSPREEVVDPKTALLRTVPMPQVGESMYLALAHQLTGARAGSGFHKADAIILRSQLLKHLWLQRDQYRELILKSAASHHPRYSGLASQQAKLERYLNDLRSLQFPPGDEVLQAAADSQGVDVLVLAHQGSASHGRVGRALRFASRCGDAGRAVVVRRRLLEGHALRASRYHYDSVEAPCVAPG